From the Deinococcus sonorensis KR-87 genome, the window GGTGCGCCGGGCCGGGTTGCCGGGCAGTGAGCCGCCGCAGGAACGCTGGCCGCAGGTCTACGCGGCCCTGCAGTCGCTGGTAGAGGACCCCAGCGCTGACGCTGCCACCGTCAGCGAGGGTGCCCGCGAGTCCAGCCGCCAGGAGAAGGCCGCCCAGCTGCGCAAGACGCTGCGTGAGCCACTGGAGCGCCGCCTGACACTGCTGCGCAACCAGACCGCCGACGTGGACCGGGCCGTGGAAGGCCTGGAAACGGCGGCCCATGAGCGTCAGGAAGCGGACCTGCTGATGGCCTATCAGCATCAGGTGCCGGCCGGAGCCAGCACGGTGCTGCTGCCGGCCTTCGACGGCAGCGGAGAGGTGCCGCTGAGCCTGGAGCCGCAGCTGACCGCCGTGCAGAACGCCGAGAAGCGCTACACCCGCGCCCGCCGCCGCGAGGAGGTGTACCTGCGGCTGGCCGAACGCGAGGAGGGCCTGCGCGCAGAACTGGCCGAGGTGCAGCGGGACCGGGCCGCCCTGGAGGATGCCCCGCTGGAGCGCCTGGAGCAGCTGCAGGCGCAGCTGGAGCAGGCGCGCCCGGACCGCAGCCCCTACGGTGCGCGCTACACCTCGCCGGGCGGCTACGAGGTGCTGGTGGGCCGCAACAACAAGGAGAACGCCACCCTGACCCACCGGGTCGGGCGCAGCATGGACCACTGGTTCCACGTGCAGGGGTTCCCCGGCTCGCATGTGCTGGTGCGCAGCGGGGGCCGGGAACTGCAGACGCCGGATGTGCTGTTCGCGGCGCAGCTGGCCGCCTATCACAGCAAGGCGCGTCAGTCCGGCAACGTGGCGGTGGACTACACGCGCATCAAGCACGTCTGGCGGCCGCGTGGAGCCTCGGCCGGGCAGGTGCATTACACCCAGCAGAAAACGGTCTACGTGGACCCCCAGCTGCCGGAGCCGACCTGAACCGCTCCCCACGCACTGCTAGACTGACCTCTGCATGAGCCGTCCCGTCTCCGGTCGCGTGACCCTCAAACCCCTGGTGCAGCTGAGCCCCGCCGAATGGCGGCGGCTGCACCAGTATTTCCGCGACCGCGAGCTGGCCGACTGGAACGGGGCGCAGCCGATCCGGCTGCCGGAGTTTCTGTTCCGGCGCGTGATGCTGGACGAGGAACGCAGTGGCGACCGGCACGGCTTCGGCATCCTGGACGAGTCGGAGCGGTTTATCGGCAGCGTGGAACTGTACGACCTGCGCCCCTCGCCGCCGGTGGCGGCCCGCTTCGCCACCCTGGGCGTGATGATCGGGGAGCGTGAGCTGTGGGGCCACGGCTATGGCCGCGAGGCGGTGATGGCGGTGCTGGCCTGGGCCTTCGTGCAGCGCGAGCCGCCGCTGTCGCGGGTGCGGCTGACTACCTTCGCGCACAACCGCCGGGCCCAGCGGGCTTTTCTGGCCTGCGGATTCCGGGAGGTGGGCCGCAGCGTCCACGACGAACGCACCGACGTCCACATGGAAGTGGTGCGCGAGGACTGGTTGGCGGGTGTGGGGGCAGCGACGCAGGACTGAGCCTCACCCCACCCTTTACCGTTTCTGACGGCATGGCCCGCCCCGCCCCGCCCGGCCCGGCAGAATGACTTCATGCGCGTGTTGCTTCCTGACCAGCCACCGTTCCGTGCCCTGCACCTGCCGGGCCTGGAGGTGGCCTATGTTTCTGCCGATCATCTGCCGGACGGCCCCGCGGACGGGCTGGTGCTGTGGGGGCTCCCCCGGGAGGCCCGCCGGACCCTGCTGACCCGGGGCGGCCTGAAGTGGGTGCTCACGCTCACGGCGGGTGTGGATCATCTGCTGCCGGACCTGCCGGAAGGAGTGGCCCTCTACAACGCCCACACGCTCCACGACGACGCGGTGGCCCAGCACGCCGCCGCGCTGCTGCTGAGCGCCGGGCGCGGGCTGTCCCGCTTCCGGGATGCCCAGCGCGAGGGCCACTGGGGCCTAAGCGGGTCACTCCACACCCTGCGGGGCCGTGAGGTGGTGATCTGGGGGTACGGCCACATCGGGCGGCTGCTGGAGGGGATGCTGCAGCCGTTCGGGGCGCGGGTCAGCGGCCTGACCTCCCGCAGCAGCGATGAAGAGGTGCGCGCGGCGCTGGGGAAGGCCGACGATCTGGTGCTGCTGCTGCCCGGCACCCCGGCCACCCGCCACATCCTGAACGCGCAGCGGTTGGAACAGCTCAAGCCCGGCGCGTGGGTGCTGAACCTGGGGCGCGGCGAGCTGATTGACCCGGACGCGCTGCTCTCGGCGGTGCAGGCCGGGCAGGTCGCCGGGGCGGCTCTGGACGTGACCGAGCCAGAGCCGCTGCCGCAGGACCATCCGCTGTGGGGCCTGGAGCAGGTGATCATCACCCCGCACATCGCCAGCACCACCGACGACCTACCGCAGCGCGGTGCTGACTACGCGACGACCTTCCTGCGGGAGATGCAGCAGGGCGGCGCCCCGGAGGGCCGGGTGCCGACCGGCCGTGGGTACTGAGAGGGTCATGCGGTGCAGGTCGCCGCACGACGCCCGCATCACGTTAGAATGCCCGGACATGATCGGGCGCGGTGACGGGCAGTTGAGTGGAAGTGCTTCCAAACCCGTGGGCCCTGCGGGTCCGCCAGCGCGAGGCCGCCGGCCATCCGTCCCGGTCCGAAGAAGGAGTCAAGCATGAGTATCTCCCGTTCCAGCGGCGTTCTGCTGCATCCCACCAGCCTGCCCGGTCCCTACGGCATCGGTGAGCTGGGCACCTCCGCCTTCGCGTTCGTGGACTGGCTGGCGCAGGCCGGCCAGCGCTACTGGCAGGTGATGCCGCTGGGCCCCACCGGCTACGGTGACAGCCCTTACCAGTCGTTCAGTGCCTTCGCGGGCAACCCCTACCTGATCAGCCTGGACGCCCTGAAGGACCTGGGTCTGCTTGAAGCGGCCGACTTCGACGCGGTGCCGACCTTCAACCTGGACCGGGTGGATTTTGGGCTGCAGTACATCTGGCGCAACCAGATGCTGGACCGGGCCTTCGCGCACTTCGAGCGCGGCGTGGCCCCCCAGCTCAAGGATGAACTGGCTGCCTTCAGTGCCGAGGAGGCCGGCTGGCTCGACGATTACGCGCTGTACACCGCCATCAAGGCCACCCAGGGTGGGCTGCCCTGGAACGCCTGGCCCGCCCCGCTGCGCGACCGCGAGCCGGCGGTGCTGGACGAGGCGCGCAGCCGGCTGGAGCGCGACCTGCGGCGGGTGGCGTTCGTGCAGTTCCTGTTCTTCCGGCAGTGGCGCGAACTGCGCGAGTACGCCCACAGCAAGGGCGTGCTGGTGGTCGGAGACATTCCGATCTTCGTGGCGATGGACAGCTCCGACGCCTGGGCCCACCCGGAGCAGTTCCTGTTCGACGAGCAGCGCCAGCCGGTGGCGGTGGCGGGCGTGCCGCCCGACTACTTCAGCGAGACCGGCCAGTTGTGGGGCAACCCGCTGTACCGCTGGGACGTGATGGCCAAGGACGGCTACCGCTGGTGGACCGAGCGCTTCCAGGGCAGCCTCAAGCTGTTCGACGTGATTCGCATCGACCACTTCCGCGGCTTTGCCGCCCACTGGGAGATTCCGTTCCCGGCCGAGACGGCGGTGCACGGGCGCTGGGTGCCGGCGCCCGGCCACGAGATGTTCAGCGCGGTCCTGAAGGCGCTGGGCGAGGTGGACATCATCGCCGAGGACCTGGGCGTGGTGACGCCGGACGTGGAGAAGCTGCGTGACGACTTCCACTTTCCCGGCATGGCCGTGCTGCAGTTCGCCTTCGGGGGCGGCGACTTCAGCGTGAACGCCTTCCTGCCCAGCAACCTGCGCGAGAACCAGGTGGTCTACACCGGCACCCACGACAACGACACCTCGCGCGGCTGGTGGGTCAATGCCGAGGAGCTGGAGCGCCACACCTACCGGGTGTACACCAGCAGCAACCCCACCGAGCAGACCTTCGCGTGGGAGCTGACCCAGCTGGCCTTCCGCAGCCGCGCCAAGCTGAGCGTGGTGCCGCTGCAGGACCTGCTGAACCTGCCGTCCTCCGACCGCATGAACCTGCCCGGCACCACCGGGCCGCAGAACTGGACGTGGCGCTACCGCGACGGCCAGCTGACGCCCGCGCTGGCCGAGAAGTTGCGCCAGCTCACCGACGAGACCGGCCGGCTGGCCCAGCCGTAACCCAGAAGCGGGTGCCGGGGCGGGAATGGAGGCACAGCCATCCTCCATTCCCGCCCCGCTTCCACTACCCTGGAGCCATGAAGCTCTATACCAGGACAGGGGATGCCGGACTGACCGGTCTCTACGGAAGCGACCGGGTCAGCAAGGGCCACGTGCGGGTGGAAGCCTACGGCACGGTGGACGAACTCAACAGCCTGCTGGGGCTGGCGCGCGCGCACAACACCCGCTCACACCGGCCGGACCCGGAGCTGGACACCGATCTGGAGTACCTGCAGAATGCGCTCTTCGATCTGGGCGCCGATCTGGCCACCCGCAGCGAGAGCCCCTACAGCAAGAACATCGCCCGGCTGGACGAGCAGGACGTGGCGCACCTGGAAGCGATGATCGACCGCTACCAGGAGGGCGTGCCGCCGCTGACGCAGTTCATTCACCCGGGCGGGACGCCGGCGGCGGCCAGCCTGCAGGTGGCGCGGGCCGTGGCGCGGCGGGCCGAGCGTGACGTGATCCGGCTGGCCGAGCAGGAGACGGTCAATCTGCAGGCCCAGGTGTACCTGAACCGCGTCTCGGACCTGCTGTTCATCATGGCCCGCGCGGTCAACCTGCGCGCCGGCATCGCGGAGGAGGAGTGGCAGGTCAAGAAGCGCCGCTGAGCG encodes:
- a CDS encoding cob(I)yrinic acid a,c-diamide adenosyltransferase codes for the protein MKLYTRTGDAGLTGLYGSDRVSKGHVRVEAYGTVDELNSLLGLARAHNTRSHRPDPELDTDLEYLQNALFDLGADLATRSESPYSKNIARLDEQDVAHLEAMIDRYQEGVPPLTQFIHPGGTPAAASLQVARAVARRAERDVIRLAEQETVNLQAQVYLNRVSDLLFIMARAVNLRAGIAEEEWQVKKRR
- a CDS encoding GNAT family N-acetyltransferase, with the protein product MSRPVSGRVTLKPLVQLSPAEWRRLHQYFRDRELADWNGAQPIRLPEFLFRRVMLDEERSGDRHGFGILDESERFIGSVELYDLRPSPPVAARFATLGVMIGERELWGHGYGREAVMAVLAWAFVQREPPLSRVRLTTFAHNRRAQRAFLACGFREVGRSVHDERTDVHMEVVREDWLAGVGAATQD
- a CDS encoding Rqc2 family fibronectin-binding protein; translation: MEGLTLAAALAQLQPLLPARTLGWAFPDETTAALLLEGHGNLVFSYRPPQPVVYLSRERLRGEPHNPFQRLLVARVRGDLTSAEQLKLDRVAQFWLSGESGFVDVPPARLLFELTGRNCNLLVLDDATGWEGRIVAAGREITGSRNRFRTVRSGGQYTPPPPYDKLDPRTMSPQDAEALRTLPLSRWRERIDGLGTVLGAELVRRAGLPGSEPPQERWPQVYAALQSLVEDPSADAATVSEGARESSRQEKAAQLRKTLREPLERRLTLLRNQTADVDRAVEGLETAAHERQEADLLMAYQHQVPAGASTVLLPAFDGSGEVPLSLEPQLTAVQNAEKRYTRARRREEVYLRLAEREEGLRAELAEVQRDRAALEDAPLERLEQLQAQLEQARPDRSPYGARYTSPGGYEVLVGRNNKENATLTHRVGRSMDHWFHVQGFPGSHVLVRSGGRELQTPDVLFAAQLAAYHSKARQSGNVAVDYTRIKHVWRPRGASAGQVHYTQQKTVYVDPQLPEPT
- a CDS encoding D-2-hydroxyacid dehydrogenase, giving the protein MRVLLPDQPPFRALHLPGLEVAYVSADHLPDGPADGLVLWGLPREARRTLLTRGGLKWVLTLTAGVDHLLPDLPEGVALYNAHTLHDDAVAQHAAALLLSAGRGLSRFRDAQREGHWGLSGSLHTLRGREVVIWGYGHIGRLLEGMLQPFGARVSGLTSRSSDEEVRAALGKADDLVLLLPGTPATRHILNAQRLEQLKPGAWVLNLGRGELIDPDALLSAVQAGQVAGAALDVTEPEPLPQDHPLWGLEQVIITPHIASTTDDLPQRGADYATTFLREMQQGGAPEGRVPTGRGY
- the malQ gene encoding 4-alpha-glucanotransferase, encoding MSISRSSGVLLHPTSLPGPYGIGELGTSAFAFVDWLAQAGQRYWQVMPLGPTGYGDSPYQSFSAFAGNPYLISLDALKDLGLLEAADFDAVPTFNLDRVDFGLQYIWRNQMLDRAFAHFERGVAPQLKDELAAFSAEEAGWLDDYALYTAIKATQGGLPWNAWPAPLRDREPAVLDEARSRLERDLRRVAFVQFLFFRQWRELREYAHSKGVLVVGDIPIFVAMDSSDAWAHPEQFLFDEQRQPVAVAGVPPDYFSETGQLWGNPLYRWDVMAKDGYRWWTERFQGSLKLFDVIRIDHFRGFAAHWEIPFPAETAVHGRWVPAPGHEMFSAVLKALGEVDIIAEDLGVVTPDVEKLRDDFHFPGMAVLQFAFGGGDFSVNAFLPSNLRENQVVYTGTHDNDTSRGWWVNAEELERHTYRVYTSSNPTEQTFAWELTQLAFRSRAKLSVVPLQDLLNLPSSDRMNLPGTTGPQNWTWRYRDGQLTPALAEKLRQLTDETGRLAQP